Genomic window (Kwoniella botswanensis chromosome 1, complete sequence):
CTTATACCACAGGCAGAGAGGAGATTGTACTCGTACTTGATCTTTGAGAGGTgggaggtgaaggggaaaCCGAATAACGAGACCAGACAGACTCAGGGTAAACGTCGATAACACGAGTCAGACACGTGGACTCCCTCATTCGAGGTCGGACGCGTCGAGACTAGATGATGAGCCAGAGTGAACATGAGATATACAAAGCAGAGAATACGAAGATGACAAGAATGCAAAAAATGACTGCTTGAACATCGATGGACAGCGCAGATAGTAATAAAAACCACAACTACCGAGCAAGCCATAGAGGACATCTCCCAGTATGGCCCTACCGAAACATCTTCAAAATGGCTTAACGCCCGACGAATTAACCTTCCTAGCGGAGGAAGAGACGATAGATATCGTACCGTTATTTTCCATGACGAGGGTACGATTGTTGAGTGTGAGTCTaagtcaatctcaaccaACGAGAGACTGTGTGCTTAGGCTAGTGTTGATGTGATAGGGGATATACGGTCCGTTCACACCTCCCTCCTCAGCCAAAGTCCCTTTATGGCTTGCATTATCGTtaaagaggaaaaggaaatgTAGGATCGTACCTCCTGAATGGTTGAGTATAGGTCAGTAAGATCACAATACCCCCGTCTTGTCCTTTTCTCCTATCCTGTAAAAGTGAATGGAAAGCTGATTCTCAATTTAATATATTAGACCGAGTACAGAATGTGctgaaagaggaaagggaaaatgCAGAATCGTTTTGCTCATTACCTAGGAGGTTCATCGAGACCTCAAAGGTATTATTGGATGTGTAAGTTCAgtatttgttgatgatagcAGATATTCGTGAGCATGTATCTTATCGTGTCAAGCTGACCAATCACGTCTGAATGTCTAGCGCTCAAGACGATTTAATGCAGCCTTCATTATTACGAAGCCTACTGAAAGACTTGAGAGAAGTCAGACAGGCGAAGATAAGGATAGGTCTGCAGAGTGAAGGTGTAATGAGAGGAAGCTATCTGCAGGTGGGTACTCTATAATTTATCACTGCTCAGACAAAAGTCCATCACAATACTgacattgatcatcttgacAAGGTGACGAACCTGACTCCATTGGAATTGAGCGAATTGAAACCTTTCCTGGTGAAAGCTATGGGTATCATGCAATCTTTAGAACCGAggagggaggatgatgaagatgaggaagaaggacaGTAGGTCTTTAGGAATTAGTAAACTGTAGCATCGCGTTTGTTTGAATTTTTCACCCGGTATGTCATAGCCATACatcgatggtgagtggatcttcttcgccaattTCCTTGACCCTTGTCGGAGGATGCGTCTGATGACTTTGCTTTCTCAGTTGTACAATAGTCATATCTCCAGCCATGCATCATGATGTATAGAAACACCAAGATTTCAAGTTAATCCAATCACGTGCATCTGACCTGACCGACATAGTCGGTCAGCGTAAATGACAAAAAGCGCAAAACCGAGGATAGAATTTGTTTCATCTTTGATTTAGCGTCTTCTTCTGACAAATGGATCACCTTTGTGTTCGATCGTTCGATCAAATGCTCGAGTTAGGTCATCAGATGAGCATTCTTCACATTCAAAATAATACTAAAAACAAATCTGCAAATAACAATCGTATTCTCACGATGATTTTGATTAtccctccttcctttctttcctcattgCCACCCGCTTACCACCGACCTTTGGTCTTCGctcattcactcactcgaccatGTACTCCACAACAATCATACGAGCGTTATTTCCACTCTTCGTGACTTCTTCGTGGTTCGTAGTGACGCAAGCCCAATGGACAGATGGGAATCCATACGATCCCGAGAAATTGACTTGCGCCACGGGACAATGGTTTGATAACGTCGTGGCTGATAGGTCTCCTTCTGAACCTGGTATGTTGATCACTTCGTTTACGGATGTAGGCGATTGTCAAGTGAGTTCTTTCCATTCTGATTCTCCATCTTAGGCAATCCAAATTATCTGTTCGTCAAACTAGGTCTGATACACTTTGATTGACGATGGAATTACAATACCACCGCAGAGAGGTTGTTTCGAATCCGACTATCTCTATTCCTACTGGCAAAATTCGACTCAGAAATGTTTCTGTCACCAGAACCGAGAAGTATATCCTTCCCAAGTGGGGAATACCACTATGATCACTGATGGATGTTGGACGGGTTCTTTGGCtagggtgagtcagctacaACCCAAAACATCACAGTATGATATGATGCCATTCTAGCTCTTTCAAATTCATCGCATGAACAACTCTCAATACGTGACGTGACATTGATGATAATCATATACTATATAGCTCGACTACCTCCGATCAGATTTCAATTCCGCATTCTGCACCGACCTCACCACTATATCTACCTCTCAACCATACATTCATGAATACACAGGAACGATCAAAGGCTGTATCGATCGATGTGGATACCCAAACAGCAATTCTACAGCTCGTGCTATCTCAGTCAGACCTATATTCGCTACCGATCCCAATTGGCAGACATCCGTATACGATTGTGAATGTTATGATACTTCATGGATTGGGACGGTCGAGAATGCTGTACCGTGCGGGTTCGGGGTAAGACATATGTTTACTAGATGGTATAGCAGCGGTGGTCAGGCCTGATTTGGTCGTCTTATAATGATGTCTACCTTAATCAAGCTATCCTTATAAGCCTATGGACTATATATTATAATATGACTATGCCATCAATATTTTCAGCTCAGTAACTTATCATGTGAATGACCAACTGGCATAAGTGCTCAACTCGCACAAAGATAACAGATACAGCAGTGAAGAATTGATCAAGTGTTCGTTCGATATTACTGATACATAATTCATTTTATATCCTTATATACTGATCTTTTGTCTTTGACTTTCTCGTAACTCTTTACTTTCTAATCTACTGTATTCCTTTTCCCTCTATTCCGTCCTTTCGTTGTACTGCATATATAGAGAGAGATCAATTTCGATTCCTTTTGATAAATTCgactgatactgatactgataataATAATGTTAATTTTTTTAAATTTGATACAGAATTATCTAAGCGGAAAGAAACCAAGGAAAATGAATCAACTACAAATCAGATTTCATATGTTTGGATAGTGAAATTGTTCGATTCAGGTCGATATACGATATAAGATATAAAACTATTGATACAGTGAGATTGATAGTTCGAAAGAAAATATAAAATAACTGATAGATACATATACGATCGTAGAAGGCGAGTGACGATTGAAAATGAAGGGAGGGAGGGGGTTAAATTTACTTGATAATACAGTCCATACCAAAAAAGAAACGAAAGAGaaacagaggaagaaaagcaGAGAGAGGGATATCCATTTGTTGGCAGATCCCAAATACTATTTACTAATCGGTTGAGGATTCAGACTCCAATTTGGATAAAACATTGAATTCGCCTGTGTACCCGTATGATTGTGCACTTGAGCTTGAGTTTGAATTTGCGgttcaatctcatcataaAGAGTAAAAGTAGTtttctttccattttcaCCAGGAACTAAAGTCTGCGATGCCAATCGTTTATTTCCTGGTCGAGCCATATGGGGTGGAACACCACTTAACAcctgttgctgttgatgttgatgacgGAGAAACTGATTATTGTTGGTATCCAAGAAAGATTGAGGTATACCGAAAGAAGGGATACGTTCCGGTGCTAAAGTCTGTTCAAGCGCCGAAGAACGTTGGACTACACTTGGTAAAGGTCTATTAGGCTTTTGACGATTGACAGAATGTGTTTGTGGTGGCGACATCTTATTATTCCTATCTTTTTGGTCAGAATTATTGCCAGTACCGTAGAACGATTGTTGTGAGTTGCTTTTACCCAATTTACTGCTCGGTTGGCCACTTaaggagaaagacgattGACGTTGTTGAATCTCTTTACTCCATTTACCGATATCCGCATGATCATTAGCGTTCATCCCACCAGCAGCAGGTTGTTGATTTAGTAGATACGAATTTTGCGGTTCGGCAGGTCTAGGTGTCAATCCACTAAGGAAGTTGTTAAAGAATTGAGGTCCGTTGATCATTGGCGATTGGAGATCAGGCATGGAATTGGATTTACTTAATGTCCTCTTACCCATGCCTGGTCGAGGAGTAATCAAAGGTCCGTTGTTCGTGTTCAATTCCAGATCGTTGTGCTTCTCGCCCATGGGTGTAAGTCCAGTCATGGGCTCAGCCATGAACAACCTCCAGAGATCTTTCACATCCGAAAGGCTTGGCATCGGTTGAGCTTCCGATTCAGGTTCTTCTGCCACACCCGTCAAAGTGGGGAACGTGGGTCGTCTAGCCGAGCCTCGAGGAACTCCAACTGGTGCAGATCCATCGGAAGACATCGAGGATTCCATAGAACCGCTAGCTGAATACGGTTCAGGTAGAGGGATAACTGAAGACTCCGTGCTACTGAGGTTATCTTGAAGCGACATCTGCGCCAAGGCGTTGGTCCATTGTCCAGCGCTTGATCGTCGACGATGCTGTTGGGAAGGAGCGAACTGAGCATCGTTCAGATCAAGGAAAGTCGAATGAGCAGATGAACTCAAAGCAGAGGCATTATCGTCATCAGAAGTCATATCTTGACGGGCTTGCCAGGTAGGATCGATGAATTGCGAAGCCTGAGGTGGCCACTGATAAGTGTATTCTGCACCGAAAGGAGCGCTGGTAGACAACTGGCTGCTTTGGGTCGGAGAATATTGAACAGGGGAGGAACTGAATGGAACAATCTGAGCAGGATCGCTGTTATGAGTTTGAAGAGTTGGAGCAACATTTCTTCCCTTGAGCTGCCTGTTCTGGTTCTGCCATTCTTGTCCAGATAAGAAGCCTCCAGTTGTTCCAGTGTAGCTGCTCCTTCGTTCGAAAGGCTCGTCAATATCTGGGGGACTGGTGGTATTGTTGGTCAAGGAAGGGGTGCTGGCTGTACCCTGTTGAGGGGAAGCGTTCTGAGATACGGTATTGCCTCCCTGATAATGTGTGGGTGCTTGATAAGTCTCGGCACCTTGCAGTGGAATGTTCATGGAAGCAGGGGATGGTACGATCTGGCCGGTGATGCTACCAGGGGCAGTCCCAGCGGGGATGCTCGGATAGAGAGGTTGGCTGAGGCCACTTTGCACTGGTTGCCAATTGTTGATCGTTGCTGATGGCTGAATTTGAGGGACACTTCCCCATTGTCGATGTGGAATGGTGGACGGTGGTACAGATAAATTAGCCGGAAGCGATGACACCGAATTAtttcgttgatgatgattgatagcTCGGCTGGTAGCGACGGGACTGCTCGTCGAATGAGGTGAAGAAAATTGTGATTGAGGTGAGGTTGTGATCACGCTGGAATTTTGATTGTTGTGAGCCATGTTTGTTTGAGCAGGAGAGGTTGTGTGGCTAGGCACTAGGGGGTATCCAGCCGTGCGGGACCTTTGGGTCTTGTTGTACGAACACTTGATATTTCGATGAGTGCATCGCACTGCAAAGGATAAAAGTTAGCTCTCAAATGCAGTCCAGCAAAGAAGGGACTTACGACAAGGATCCGCAAAGTCACACCTGACTTTCGAGTGATTACATTGATCGCATGCTCTCTTCTTAAATCCCCATTCATATAGGATACCACTACTATTGTTCAGAGGGACATGTCCGATAGATGAATAACCTTGCTCTGAACCAGTGATCTTCATTGGCGCCGCTGTGAAAGGCGGATCGAAGGGCGGTAACATATCGTTGTTACTGTGATTGGCAGGGTATGTAGGATTCCCTAAAATAGCATTGGGATTACCAGTACCGGTGACTGGATTGACAAAAGTCTGACCGTAAGGGGATGAAGACAAGTTGGTCATTCCTGCGGTAGTAGCGAAAGCCTGAGAAGGGTTCGTACTCCAGGTTTGAACTTGCATCGGTCCAGTTGATGatgtcgaggaagatgatccgGCAAGTAGTGGGTGATGGGGATACATCCTCTGAGCttgaagttgaggttgtggttgttggtTGAAACTTGCACTTCTAGGTTTATCCCTAACTTGGTTGATATTGTTATCACCATTGGGTTGATTATTACCATTCGGTTTCTTCATTGCTGAAGCAGGGAAAGACTTCCTTCTACCTTTCTTGTTAGGCTTCTTATCTTGGGGTGCATTTTCGTCAGGTGGTTTATGAGCTTTGTTAACGTGTCGGGAGAGTAGATCACTAGTCATGTGCAGAGCGATACACCTTAGTGAGCTTCGATCATGACATATTCCCAGTGGTCGATGAAAGCTCACCTTCTGGCGAATCTTAAGGGACATTCTTTACACTCATAGGGTCGATCACCCGTATGAGCTCTAAGATGTCTACCGACATGTTGAGGTCGCGTGAATGTTGCCGAACAGAGCTATCAGCGAGGCATAAAAGGAGTGTCAGCAAAAGAGAAAACGGGTGTCTGGAAAAGgaagccagaagaagatgagagaatCATATTTGGGTCAAAGGATCGGGTAGGTAGTAGCTGATTCGGTACGATGAGTAATGTAACGTACCGGGCATTTATGGTCTCCCCCCATCGTGTAAATCCTGAATTGGCTTGAGCGAAGAAAGCAGTAGAGAgctcgaagatggtttgagcAAGGAACAGTCCTCAGAGGGTAATCCTGAAGGTCGAAATGTGATATCTCTCTGGTTGCTCGATTACGATCAGATTCGATTATATTTATGTATATTTTTGCTCAACGTGAATGAATATCGAGTTATGGTCTTGTGAAGTTCCGTCCGAGCGCGGTGATCCGTATAGGATGTTATCCCAATTCGTAGTTGTGTAAAGTATCTAATTTGAGATTGGGTGTCACAGACACTTGACGAGACGAGACTGTATCATTTAATCGGTATGTCGAGACGAGATAGAGTTTGAGTTGGAATGATTGATTTCTTGCGTGTGTTGGTGTATTCTCTACTGTCTTTGTTCTTTCTAAGGTATCTCTATCTAAGGAATGGGATCAAGATAATTCACGTGTGATAATGAGTTTGCACTACAACACGATGAGAAAGCAATGTTGATTAACAAGGGTCAaccagcagcggcagcagtAGCAGTAGACGGTAACAGTAGGTGGtagtcgatgatgatgatgatatgggtCCGGGAACAAAGGGGTGAATAGATGATTAGATGATTTAGCAGGATTGATTACGATTCTGATTAGGAATCATTACAAAACTACAACGCAAATTACAACACAGACAAGGCATACATACTACAGTTCAGTCATTTCCAAGGTACTGCCGTTACCATACATCCTTATAACAGATGACGTCAGTACGTCATTTACTAGAAATAATTATCCGGACaattttgatcttttccCCCTGCTGTGCCCTTTCTGATCTACCCTTAACGAGCAAGTGAGTAGTAACTTTGTTTCCTTAGACTCTGCTCTGCTGCTTCTCTTGTGAATGGAGAGATCTTCTTGGGGAAACAAGAAATTAAATATAACGCTGTAGAAATAGACAACAAAAGGTGTCTACGATCACAAGAGTCTGGATCTGGGCCGTACTGCATCTATATCTCTGTATCTTCATGAGAAAATGAGGAACATTACAACCGACGTCGttcacacacacacacgTACACGCACACACAAAACACAAAGctcatatatcatatgagacgagatgagataCAAAAGATACGGGAAAGAAACAAACCATAACCCACTAGTTTCACTTTTAGCACCGTTTTAGCTGGCAGCGAAATGACTTTCCTCTCCTTTGGTATTTGGTACTGGTCTAACGGCACAAATATGATATCACCTCTCTCTCCGTCTTTCAGTGCTTTAGTGTGATGTCAAATCATCAGCGTATCCTTGACGATCAGCAAGGCCAGTCGTCCCATCTCATGCCATATCATCTCCGTTCTAACAAGATGGCCGTCGAATGGGAATGCTTCCGAAACTTCCACATACACAAGTACAGTATGTGTAGACGGATACATACAGGatcctttcctttttttGGTATTTGTCCAGCCTCTATAACCTACTTGcttgagaggatgaagaggaagaagactcATTCGTATTCGTACTGTACGTATAACATGTGATCTACAGAACAAAACAACTAGAAAGGGGTAAAATCCCGTGCCGTCGAATTCGACTTCGGCAGCTAGCCTTATGGTAACTTATAGTAGTGCGCAACACTAATTATCAATCTTCAGCCTCTCCATCAGCGGAAAGtaaaaggaaaggaagaagatacagCAAAAGATAAAAGTGTAAactctcttttctttccctGCCGAATGAGCTGCAAGTTCTTGGggatcagcatcatcatcatcaaaatgtACTCATCTACCCCGCTATTTAGATATCATTTTGCGTCATTCGAGAATATGCATTATGCTAGATACTGATTCTACCAGATCAACTTCCCCCAATgctatgtatgtatgtatatttACGGTAGGCCTATTACCTTACAATCCGTTCTCACCTTTCCCattttgaggttgaggctCAGGCTCAGGTTCAACATTCTTGATCCAAGCACCTATCGCACCCCTACATGGAAAAGGTCAAAAAGTCAGTCAGCGAATTCACAAGCACATATTCACATGAGCAGATGAGAGGCAAAGAGAAGCAACGCAAAGCAGAGCACAAGCGGGTAATCGGGAGCGGAAGCAAAAAAGGGATCCAGCCAAAAAAAAGTTTAATTTTGTTCCTGTTCCAAAAACATGGATGATCGAGCAAGAAAACCAAGCAAAGTAAACGAGAACGAAGAAATCTGATTTCATAATAATatgatatcattcttcttagATCACCTGTTGATGACGATACCACCATATTCGCTGGAATCAAACCCTCGGAGTGGCCCTGTCCGAATACAATACTATACAGTAGCATGTTCCGTTCTCATGGGAAGGGGAAAGTAAGACAAAGAATAATAGTCCAAAAGAGCTTGACGAAATAAAACCATCTGGACATTGACATTTGCCGAGCCGGCCCGGAAACACAAGAGCGGATATCACACTCACAAAAATCCTTCGTGTCGTAGGAAACATGCTCTCATCGTTCCTTTACTCCAGAATCTGATAGCGTAAGATAACGTGGAGATGGTTGCGGCGTGGCCTGGAGACGAGAAGGATATCAGCGATTGTTTTCAAACTTGAAGGTGGCATTTGACTTTTGGCAATTGTTCGTGAGTAGAGAGATATACGACTTACCTCTGATGAAGCATCCCCCAAAGAATACCTTATCCAGTCCGTATTTCGCTGCGTTCATGTATCTGTAACACACAAGTCAAGACATAAGCATAAAGCCGCATACAATGGTATCTACAAAGAAAGGTAAGATCTAGAGGGGGAGACTCACGCGACATGTCCGATATTGTTACTTATAGCATACAGCAAACTCTTGGCTATATCTTCCTGTCTGAAagtcttcttcctttcctctgGGTTTGATCCCTTTCTAAACACTTTACCGAAAGATGAAGCGATTGTAGACGATTTCAATCCGATCTTAGAGTAGTCCGATCCGTAGATATCTCCCACAAGCATGTCTACAGCTGAGTTGTCGCCTTGTTCAGATAAAAGCAGCATTTCTGTTTGACACCATCAAGCAATAGTATCCGCCAGTGAACGATCAGGGAGTAAGAGGCATAGGTGAATTCGAGAATATATAATTAACACTGTATTCCTGTATATTATCGATAGACCAACTTACCATCGAAATTCTCTGCATCCGTCAAAAGACTCAACAACCCCCATAATGTACCTCCACCCAATGACGTTCCACTAACTCGTTCGAAcgatccatcctcatccactttGACGATACTCACTCCACTTCCTATATTCACTATCAAACAAGGGAAATGGGGTACCGAATCCGTTCCGTCAAGCGTATCAGCAAATGTGACCTGGTATGCAGGTGGAGTGGGTGAAGGTCTGGGTAATTCCGATGCGGGTATGGTCAAtttgattggtgattgaGGTTGTGCGgatgtcgatgttgaggTATGCGACACTTTGTATACCAATTCTTCCGAAAACCAAAATACTTCCTGAGGAATTTTCGATACGAAACCTAATCCCAAAATCAAAcactccatctcttcttcccttgtcACTTCCACACCTAATTCGTCCTTTAGTCGATCATAGTACATATGTGCTCCTCCACCAGTAGCCATCACTTTAACGTTCTTTTGCATCTTCTCCAAACTCACTCTATTGGCCGATGCGGACGACTTGATCAAATCCTGTAAGAATGCTATGAGATCTTCGATATGTTCCGTTTCGAACCGAGCGAAATTCAGTAAACCCCCCGGTAAAGGAGGTGGTAAGGAACTACGACGGTATTTCGAATGATGACTCGGTATCTTTCCTTTggatgctgaagaaggagatacgGTGTTTAtaggtggtgatgaggatgaggcaTAATGGTTATTGTAATCTTCCGATAAGACTCCAGGTGTCAATGCTCCGTTCAAAGCTGGGCGGCGCTGAGGTGGAGAATGATCGAATGGTGCGTGAGAATGAGgattgagagaaggtgagtcggtatgtgatgatgaggatgcacCGTTGGAAGAAAAAGGTGGGATAAACACGGATTCCGAGGGTGGTAAAAACGGTGAGGAGGTTCCTGATTGTGGGGGAGTGGTGGATATAGGTAAGTTAGATCGAGTGAAATATACTACTTTGGCAAGGGATCCGCCAATCTATCATATCCAGTCAGCAACAGATCTCCGACTCGACATATACCCGAAGAGTTACCTACATCTATAGCGATATGAGAAACAGGCTCAACGTAGTGAGGCAGATATATACCTCTTGAATCTCGGGTCTATAGAAAGTATGAtagtcatatcagcttgtgcTATGAGGTTTCACCATACTTAAGCTAACTCACTGCTGGCGATTCTTCCTGTACTATCTGTGCTCCAGTTGTATCCACCACTATCCTCCTTGCTTGAGGGATGGATATGTCTGGCATAGGCGAAGTAGTGGGCATCTCGCTTACTTCCTTCGCCCGAGGTGATGaatcaagagattgatgaaggagtGTCACTCAATTGATCAGGCGGATTCTTCTGACCAGAGTTCTGCCTGCGACCAGCTATAGTTATTTGTTTACTTTACAGCACTTCTCGGATCTTCGTGGAGTATCGAACGACTCGAACTGATGCTGACTAAGATATGTGACAGCGGTGTGTTGACGCCCAAGCTTGGTCGAGTATGGGCTTGTGTTGGTCTGACAGGATTGCAGCTGAAGATACTCCCGGCTGGACAGAGTGAATGAGATGACCCGATGAGACGATGTTATGGCCGTGATTATCGTCTCATCTTTCAGATACTCCAAGTTCAAGTCCGACTTTTTTTCGGAACTAACAACGAACGTATTTTGGGGTAATTGTAACTAGCTCAACCACTGGCATTACCCGGTAAAACCCACAGTGGATTTAAGCGCACTGACCTTGTGACCACGTGCGACGGCCTCATGCCTCATGATACAACTAGACCCGTTATCTTATTCGATGTATTTGTTAAATATGACGTGTGATACAGCGTCGCTCCAAGTTGACCAAATTGTTGCGAGCAGAACAAAAACGACTTTTGGGTGCATCTGTCAGTGAAAATGGGATGATCCACTCgaccatcaatcaaccttcttcctaaatcct
Coding sequences:
- a CDS encoding DNA replication complex GINS protein PSF2, with translation MALPKHLQNGLTPDELTFLAEEETIDIVPLFSMTRVRLLSGIYGPFTPPSSAKVPLWLALSLKRKRKCRIVPPEWLSIDRVQNVLKEERENAESFCSLPRRFIETSKVLLDVAQDDLMQPSLLRSLLKDLREVRQAKIRIGLQSEGVMRGSYLQVTNLTPLELSELKPFLVKAMGIMQSLEPRREDDEDEEEGQ
- a CDS encoding pantothenate kinase, with amino-acid sequence MPTTSPMPDISIPQARRIVVDTTGAQIVQEESPATRDSRGIYLPHYVEPVSHIAIDIGGSLAKVVYFTRSNLPISTTPPQSGTSSPFLPPSESVFIPPFSSNGASSSSHTDSPSLNPHSHAPFDHSPPQRRPALNGALTPGVLSEDYNNHYASSSSPPINTVSPSSASKGKIPSHHSKYRRSSLPPPLPGGLLNFARFETEHIEDLIAFLQDLIKSSASANRVSLEKMQKNVKVMATGGGAHMYYDRLKDELGVEVTREEEMECLILGLGFVSKIPQEVFWFSEELVYKVSHTSTSTSAQPQSPIKLTIPASELPRPSPTPPAYQVTFADTLDGTDSVPHFPCLIVNIGSGVSIVKVDEDGSFERVSGTSLGGGTLWGLLSLLTDAENFDEMLLLSEQGDNSAVDMLVGDIYGSDYSKIGLKSSTIASSFGKVFRKGSNPEERKKTFRQEDIAKSLLYAISNNIGHVAYMNAAKYGLDKVFFGGCFIRGHAATISTLSYAIRFWSKGTMRACFLRHEGFLGAIGAWIKNVEPEPEPQPQNGKGENGL